The Armatimonadota bacterium genome contains a region encoding:
- the topA gene encoding type I DNA topoisomerase has product MGKSLIIVESPAKTRTLRGFVGPGYEIAASMGHVRDLPPKRLGVDVEHDFAPEYEPLADRKAALAELRKQVKAAAAVYLASDPDREGEAIAWHLAQALKLKEPRRIEFNEITKRAVQHALEHPRDIDMRRVDAQQARRVLDRLVGYKLSPLLWRKLRRNARSAGRVQSVTVKLVCDREREIEAFQPQEHWDIFADLTPGGDDQAFRAKLVAVAGEKAKVGDGERALSIAEDARKQSYEVARIKRADRSLRPAPPFITSTLQQEASARLGMAPRRTMVVAQQLYEGIELGAEGSVGLITYMRTDSTRVAQDAQAEAREYITSSFGAGYVPERPRQFAARKGAQEAHEAIRPTYVAHSPDAVAQYLDRDQLRLYRLIWSRFVASQMADAVLDVMVVDAAGGPYLFRVTGQAVRFAGFMRVYSPLKAQGEEGAEMKLPPLQDGQALTLLNLDMTQKFTQPPPRYTEASLVRVLESKGIGRPSTYAPILGTIRERGYVYLDDEKPKHLRPTDLGLVVTDQLAEHFPRIMNVQFTATVEEQLDRVEQGENDWVQLLREFYGPFAESLARAEENMGAAPVPPAPEVAPTPEATPTLAAPEVAGAPAQPAPETEPPLPFITRKGTVTEDSLGKCATVVDASDLSLLKVGNERGTEYPVGRKAVRRIVSSLKPAPPPPSLAQEASPEVTPRPAAPLEPVQAAPTAARSARMPARETLEKCPQCGKALVVRVGKRGPFMACSGYPECRYTAPVGDDGASPALSQPTDEVCAECGKPMLVRTGRRGPFLGCSGYPECKHTGPLAKEGATGTPDDEGPQAEQARAAQKQCPECGKPMTVRHSRRGAFLGCSGYPTCRHTEPLAAGDRQRPQREPPRPTGETCDQCGKPMVVRGGRRGGFVGCSGYPKCRNTRPIPTSAAGESGPEPAGSAVDDS; this is encoded by the coding sequence ATGGGAAAGTCCCTGATCATCGTCGAGTCCCCCGCCAAGACGCGCACTTTGCGCGGCTTCGTGGGCCCCGGCTACGAGATAGCTGCCTCCATGGGGCATGTCCGCGACCTCCCGCCCAAGCGGTTGGGGGTGGATGTCGAACATGATTTTGCCCCCGAGTACGAGCCCCTGGCCGACCGCAAGGCCGCCCTGGCGGAGCTGCGCAAGCAGGTCAAGGCGGCCGCCGCCGTCTATCTCGCCTCCGACCCGGACCGCGAGGGCGAGGCCATCGCCTGGCACCTGGCCCAAGCGCTCAAGCTCAAGGAGCCCAGGCGCATCGAGTTCAACGAGATCACCAAGCGCGCGGTGCAGCACGCCCTGGAGCATCCGCGCGACATAGATATGCGGCGCGTTGACGCCCAGCAGGCGCGGCGCGTCCTGGATCGCCTGGTGGGCTACAAGCTGAGCCCGCTATTGTGGCGCAAGCTGCGGCGCAACGCCCGCAGCGCCGGGCGCGTGCAGTCGGTCACGGTAAAGCTGGTATGTGACCGGGAGCGCGAGATCGAGGCCTTCCAACCCCAGGAGCACTGGGACATCTTCGCCGACCTCACCCCCGGCGGGGATGACCAGGCATTCCGCGCCAAGCTCGTAGCAGTCGCCGGCGAAAAGGCCAAGGTTGGTGATGGCGAACGGGCGTTGTCCATCGCCGAAGATGCGCGCAAGCAGAGCTACGAAGTCGCGCGGATCAAGCGCGCCGACCGCAGCCTTCGCCCGGCGCCGCCGTTCATCACCTCGACCCTGCAGCAAGAGGCCTCCGCGCGCCTGGGCATGGCCCCGCGGCGGACGATGGTGGTGGCGCAGCAGCTCTACGAAGGGATTGAGCTGGGTGCGGAGGGCTCGGTCGGCCTCATTACCTACATGCGAACCGACTCCACGCGCGTCGCCCAGGATGCGCAGGCCGAAGCGCGGGAGTACATCACGAGCTCGTTCGGCGCCGGCTACGTGCCCGAGCGCCCGCGCCAGTTTGCCGCGCGCAAGGGCGCCCAGGAGGCGCACGAAGCCATCCGCCCGACCTATGTCGCGCACAGCCCCGATGCCGTCGCGCAATACCTCGACCGCGACCAGTTGCGGCTGTACCGGCTGATCTGGTCGAGGTTTGTGGCCAGCCAGATGGCCGACGCGGTGCTGGATGTGATGGTGGTTGACGCGGCGGGCGGGCCCTATCTCTTCCGCGTTACCGGGCAGGCGGTGCGGTTCGCGGGCTTCATGCGGGTCTACTCGCCGCTCAAGGCGCAGGGGGAAGAGGGCGCGGAGATGAAGCTGCCGCCGCTGCAGGACGGGCAAGCGCTGACCCTGCTCAACCTGGACATGACCCAGAAGTTCACCCAGCCGCCGCCGCGCTATACCGAGGCGAGCCTGGTGCGCGTGCTGGAGTCAAAGGGCATCGGCCGTCCCAGCACCTACGCGCCGATCCTCGGCACCATCCGCGAACGCGGCTACGTTTACCTGGACGATGAGAAGCCGAAGCACCTGCGCCCGACCGACCTCGGGTTGGTGGTCACCGATCAGCTCGCGGAGCACTTCCCGCGCATCATGAACGTGCAGTTCACGGCCACGGTCGAGGAGCAGCTCGACCGCGTGGAGCAGGGCGAGAACGACTGGGTGCAACTGCTGCGCGAGTTCTACGGGCCGTTCGCAGAGTCCCTGGCGCGGGCCGAAGAGAACATGGGCGCGGCGCCGGTGCCGCCCGCGCCCGAAGTCGCGCCCACTCCAGAGGCGACGCCTACGCTCGCCGCGCCGGAAGTGGCAGGCGCGCCCGCGCAACCCGCGCCGGAAACCGAACCGCCTTTGCCCTTCATCACCCGCAAGGGAACGGTCACAGAGGATAGCCTAGGAAAGTGCGCGACGGTAGTTGACGCGAGCGACCTGTCGCTCCTGAAGGTCGGGAACGAGCGAGGGACAGAGTACCCGGTTGGCCGCAAGGCCGTGCGCCGCATTGTCTCATCTCTCAAGCCTGCCCCGCCGCCGCCGTCGCTCGCGCAAGAGGCCTCGCCGGAAGTGACGCCTAGGCCCGCCGCCCCGCTGGAGCCTGTGCAGGCCGCGCCGACCGCTGCGCGCTCGGCGCGCATGCCCGCGCGGGAGACGCTGGAGAAGTGCCCGCAGTGCGGAAAGGCGCTAGTGGTACGCGTCGGCAAGCGCGGGCCCTTCATGGCTTGCAGCGGCTACCCTGAATGCCGCTACACCGCGCCGGTGGGGGACGACGGCGCCAGTCCCGCTCTGTCCCAGCCGACGGACGAGGTGTGCGCGGAGTGCGGGAAACCGATGCTCGTGCGCACCGGCCGGCGGGGGCCGTTCCTGGGGTGTTCGGGGTACCCGGAATGCAAGCACACGGGGCCGCTGGCCAAGGAGGGCGCAACCGGCACGCCGGATGATGAGGGACCGCAGGCGGAGCAGGCGAGGGCCGCGCAGAAGCAATGCCCGGAGTGCGGCAAGCCGATGACGGTTCGCCACAGCCGTCGGGGCGCCTTTCTGGGGTGCAGCGGTTACCCGACATGCCGCCACACCGAACCGCTGGCCGCAGGCGACAGGCAGCGGCCGCAGCGCGAGCCGCCGCGGCCCACGGGCGAGACTTGCGATCAGTGCGGCAAGCCGATGGTTGTACGCGGGGGAAGACGGGGGGGCTTCGTCGGATGTTCGGGCTATCCCAAATGCCGCAACACGCGCCCGATTCCCACATCGGCGGCCGGCGAGTCTGGCCCGGAGCCGGCGGGAAGTGCGGTTGATGATTCATAG
- the rnhC gene encoding ribonuclease HIII produces MSADEREPAPAWTANAGPRIGTDEAGKGDYFGYLVVGAVYVEPSQEASLRELGVRDSKRMSDQVARRLAGEIVARVPSEIVRISPRRYNEFYTKLRNLNHLLAWAHARAIENLLARAPAPLVVSDQFGDEQRLRQALMRKGRRVTLVQAPHAEREVAVAAASVVARAAFLETLEALSARVGVALPKGATHVIATAREIRRRGGDELLAEVAKLHFRVTQQARQGDS; encoded by the coding sequence ATGAGCGCCGACGAACGCGAGCCCGCCCCCGCCTGGACCGCCAACGCCGGCCCCCGTATCGGCACCGACGAGGCGGGCAAGGGGGACTACTTCGGATACCTGGTGGTGGGCGCAGTGTACGTCGAGCCATCGCAGGAGGCGTCACTGCGAGAGCTCGGCGTGCGCGATTCCAAGCGCATGTCCGACCAGGTGGCGCGGCGGCTGGCAGGCGAGATCGTGGCGCGGGTGCCGTCCGAGATCGTGCGCATTTCCCCGCGGCGCTACAACGAGTTCTACACGAAGCTGCGCAACCTCAACCACCTGCTGGCGTGGGCGCACGCCCGCGCGATCGAGAATCTCCTGGCGCGCGCGCCCGCCCCCCTGGTGGTGTCGGACCAGTTCGGCGACGAGCAGCGGCTGCGGCAGGCGCTGATGCGCAAGGGGCGCCGGGTGACGCTGGTGCAGGCGCCGCACGCGGAGCGGGAGGTGGCGGTCGCCGCAGCGTCGGTCGTGGCCCGCGCCGCCTTCCTGGAGACGCTGGAGGCGCTATCCGCGCGCGTGGGGGTGGCCCTGCCCAAGGGCGCGACTCACGTCATCGCTACGGCCCGCGAGATCCGACGCCGGGGCGGCGACGAGCTACTGGCGGAGGTCGCTAAGCTGCACTTTCGCGTGACGCAGCAGGCGCGGCAAGGCGATTCATAG
- a CDS encoding diacylglycerol kinase family protein: MPGAPALLIANPGAGRGRTRRLAPLLARALAARYLEVDLRFTRDGDDAAHIVRAAVAAGCDRVVVAGGDGTINSVVGALAHTPVALGVIPTGMANAFARELRIPRAWRRACDLAAGWRRRVIDVARAGDRHFALMAGIGFDAQVVARVNPAIKRWLGPAAFVLAGLGCMRRCQPARVCLRWDGGEFDRPAFVVAVANGAHYTYEWRLAPDARLDDGLLDVVVFGWHGWLDPAAHVVGALVGTHLRRPGVTALRTRRLRIECDPPLPLHLDGDAAGVSPVEVEILPEALTVLAPAPPAATRAARHCEVARHDS; the protein is encoded by the coding sequence GTGCCCGGCGCGCCCGCTTTGCTGATTGCCAACCCCGGTGCGGGTCGCGGTCGGACTCGGCGCCTGGCCCCCCTGCTCGCACGCGCGCTGGCGGCGCGCTATCTGGAGGTTGATCTCCGATTCACCCGCGACGGCGACGACGCCGCTCACATCGTCCGCGCGGCGGTGGCGGCGGGCTGCGACCGGGTTGTCGTCGCCGGCGGCGACGGCACTATCAACTCCGTCGTCGGCGCGCTCGCTCACACCCCGGTCGCCCTGGGGGTCATCCCCACTGGCATGGCCAACGCCTTCGCGCGCGAGCTGCGCATCCCCCGGGCCTGGCGCCGAGCGTGCGATCTCGCCGCCGGATGGCGTCGCCGCGTGATTGATGTGGCTCGCGCCGGCGATCGCCATTTCGCCCTCATGGCGGGCATCGGCTTCGACGCCCAGGTGGTGGCGCGGGTGAACCCCGCCATCAAGCGGTGGCTGGGGCCCGCGGCCTTCGTGCTCGCGGGCCTGGGGTGCATGCGCCGCTGCCAGCCGGCGCGCGTGTGCTTGCGGTGGGACGGCGGCGAATTCGATCGCCCCGCGTTCGTGGTCGCGGTCGCCAATGGGGCCCACTACACCTACGAGTGGCGCTTGGCACCGGACGCCCGCCTCGACGACGGCTTGCTCGATGTCGTCGTCTTCGGCTGGCACGGGTGGCTCGACCCCGCGGCCCACGTCGTCGGCGCGCTTGTCGGGACCCACCTGCGGCGGCCCGGGGTGACCGCGCTGCGGACGCGGCGCCTGCGGATCGAGTGTGACCCGCCGCTGCCGCTGCACCTGGATGGCGACGCCGCAGGCGTCAGCCCGGTGGAGGTGGAAATCCTGCCCGAGGCGCTCACCGTGTTGGCGCCGGCGCCGCCAGCGGCGACCCGCGCGGCGCGGCACTGTGAGGTGGCCAGGCACGACTCATGA